CCATCGCTCGTCCCACCATTGGTACCGGAATGCACCGTACCGGCAGTCGTAAACGTGCCATCTCCATTGCCTAGAAGGATGGTGATCAAGTCGCTGTAAGCATCCCCAACAGCCAGGTCCGTTTTCCCGTCCCCATTAAAATCTCCTATGGCAACGGCCGAAGGACGCACGGAAATCGAAGGAGCAGCAGCCATCGTAAACGTGCCGTCTCCATTTCCAAAGAGGATGCTTATCGTCGATCCGTAACTATTGATCACTGCCAGATCGGCAATGCCGTCCCCGTTGAAATCCGCAGTCAACAGTTGGGAGGGATTCGTGTCGCCGCTCGGCAGGTTGGCTTGGATCGGCGTCCCAAACGTCCCATCGCCGTTCCCGAGCAGGATAGAAACGGCGGATGAGCTGTACATCGCCACGGCCAGGTCTGGAATTCCGTCCCCGTTGAAATCAGCAACGGCCACAGAACCTGCAGTCGGCCCCGAAATCGAAGGCACAGGAGCTTCAGTGTAGGTTCCATCCGCTCTGCCCAGGTAGATCACCACCGGGTTGTCATTCACCACCAGATCAGGAATGCCATCGCGATTGAGATCGGCCACGAGCACAAATTTGCTTCCCGCCGCATTGATGGATTTAGGGTTTGGCCAGCCGACCCCGGCAACAGCAGTCCCCAGCGTCCCGGTCGTCAGAACGGAATTCCCATGGTTCGCATCCTGGAACGATACCGCCCCAGTGGGTGCCGCCGTTCTCCCGGCTTCGGTCACCGTGGCCGTGAGTTGATAGTTTCCCCACGATCCGCTCTCCGTGACCGTGGCCGCCGAGGCAATCGGCCCGGGCGTGCCCGTCACCGTCAGTGTCGATGCCCCTGACGCACTCCCGGCATATGTGTTGGTCCCAGCAAACACTGCCTTGAAGCTATGACTCCCAGTGCCCGGTCGGAACACGAGCGTCGCCGTTCCTGAGCCGGTCAATTGTGCCGTCCCAAGCAGATGAATATCCGTGCAACTTTTCGCAGTCGCATCGCAAAAGTTCACCTGTCCCGGCCTCACTGCAGTTACTCCCGCGTTGACCGTAGCGGTCAGGGTCACGACGCTCCCGCTAGTCACTGACGTAACCGCAGTGCCGCCCGAGGTGATTGTGAGGTTCGTCGTTGTCGCAGGCTTCGTTTGGCCGAATCCATTAATACTTGCAAAGCACAGTCCGACCAATACAACACAGAGACCTACGCACCCCTTTGAAGGCCTGACAATGATAGACATCCAAGCAAACAACGATGAACCACAACGCATCCGAAGCTCCCGTTGGCGGCAAGGGATCGCCATCAGGAACCAATCAGACCGCAAACATACGGTACAAAAGGCATCCTGCACAACTGCCCAGCAAGTTCGCCGCCTGAAAATCGTGTGAAGAATAACACGAATTTGGCGGCTCTCGACTGAGAAACTCAACCTAAATTACTCTTACGCCGGGAGCACTTCTTCCCCTATAGGCGATGAAGAAGTTGGGGCTGTGATTTGTTCAGCAAGGATGCTTGATAGTTGAAGCAGGTGTTTCCCTGGATGTTGGGTAGAGGATATAAGGCAAGCAGCGCACGGGCTTGCGGGCTCACAGGAATTGGCCCGGTCAATGGGTTGCCGGTCGCGGGGTTGTAGATCGTGACCGGTTAACCTTGCGCGTTCGTCGTGCCGTTCATTGCGCTCTGCCGTGGTTGGCGTCAGCTGTGCCGGTGCTTGCGCTACCATTGCGTGTCCATTGATTTGGCAGGCGCTATCACGCCGGACAGCGAATCTCGACCGGGTTCGTTGAGTCCGAGCTCAACGAGATTGTCTCGAAGCGGATGGTCAAGAAGCAGCAGATGCGATGGAACCGCTCTACTGTCTAGAGCTTTCTCAACGTTCGCGTTCAGGTGCTCAATGGGACTTTAGAAGACTCATTCCGTCATGGGCACAAGGGCTTCGGCCAATCTCGAACCAATCACAACTAACGCAGCATGACCACCCACAACTTTGCACACACTCTCTCCCTGAGGGCAAGACACATTTTCAGCGCCAAACGATCAATGAGAAGATCGCGCGATGGACGACAAAGCGGAACCTCTGACACTACACGACTAGGATTGTCGCAGTGCCCCAATCGCTTTTTAGGACTTTTGGTACGGCGGCGTCTCCATTTCATGCTGAAGTGCGGAGCGGTTCGCATTTTGACGCGTATTGTTTGAACATACTGAGTGCCGGGCAGCAATCAGATCGACCGTCTTTCCTCGCTGTTGCCGTTCGTGTCGCGTTGATTTGCAACCGTCAGCGTGGGTCCATCTATGGGTCAAAATTGGGTCCAATAAGCGCTTTGTTCAGTGCTGCTAAGTTACTGACATTGCGTCAAAACGAAGATCGACACGGTAGAGGTCGTTGGTTCGAATCCAATCGTGCCTACCATCCTTCCAATAACTTGGGGATCATGACCCTCTGCTGCTGCCGGTTTTGCGACTGGTTTGTACTGCAAGCTAGCCGCTGCGATCGAAGACGATGCCATGAGCTGAACCTGAATACAGTTGGTTAGGTATCTCTGCAATCTTCTACTCGAACCGAGAAGGGACCTTATTTAATACCGGTTTGTTGAAGAAGTCTGGGGAAGCGCGGGTCGGAGCGCAGCGGATCAAGACAGGGGTCTACCTGGAGATAAACCAAGCCAACATCGTGGGCTTGCAAGGCGTCCTCAAGCCAGCGGAAGGCCTGGTCCTTTTCTCCCAGGCCAGCGTATACCAGCGCAATTTCATATCGTCCAACCCCATTCTTTTGCACGTTCTCTTCCAGGAGCGGGATAATCTTTTTTGCAGCAACGATTTGACCGTCACGAGCATAAACATTTCCCAGATGCCCTAGAGTGTATGGGCCTGTTCTGGATTCCAGAAATGCATGAATAGACTCCGGATACATGTTCTTTGCTGCATAAATAGCACCGAGTAGGAAGTTCCAATCCGGTAGCCCAATGTCTAGTCCTTGAACGGTTCGTGTTACGCTCAATGCCTGATCGTATTGATGAGCAAAGTAGTAGATGAACCCTTCGGCGTGAAACGTACTTGCAGAAACCGGATCAAGATCGACGCTCTGTTCGATTTCGGCGATCGCCTCCTGTGGGTGGCCGGTTCGAACGAGGTAGAAGGCATACTTTTCGTGGTTGGTGGCTGAGCTGGGATTCAGGTTCAGGGCCTGGCGGAACTCTGCGGCCGCAGCTGGCCAGTCTCTGTCAAGGGTCATGGCAGTGTTGGCTAGCTCTGCATGGGCCTCGGACAGGGAATCGTTCAGCCCTATTGCTTTAAGTGCTTCCGTCTTCTGGAGAGTAAATGCCTGCTCATAAGGCATCTGTCCGGATTCACCCATCAGCCCATAACAGCTTGCAAGCGCAGAGTGGGCGCGGGCATAGTCGGGGCTTATGCCGATTGCCTGGCGGAAGTAATCCAGGGCTCGCTGACAGTCGGATCGATTCCGCAGCAACAACCCATGCAGATAGAGATCCTGTGCCTGGGGATCAACAGGGTGCGTACGATCGAGACGCGCCTGTTCCTGGGGCGTTACCTTTGTGCTGATCTCTTCCGCGATTTCCTGTACAACTTCTCCTTGCCAGGCGAAGACCCTACTGATGTCCTGGACGTAGGTGCTGGCCCACACAGGCCGATCAGTTCTGGCGTCGATCAGTTGCACACTGATGCGCACTTGGTTTCCGTCGCGCAGAATACCACCCTCAACTACGCCGTCAACGGCCAGCTCCTTCGCGATCTCGGGAAGCTTTTTTTGCGTTCCTTTGAAGCTCATCGAAGAAGTAAATGAGATGATGCGAAGAGTCGATACTTGCCCGAGATCGTTAATCAGCTCTTCCGTGAGCCCGTCGGCAAAGTAATCCTGTGCCGGGGCTCCTGAAAGGTTGTCGAATGGCAGGACGGCAATGGAATGGATGCCTTTGGATGCCAACGAGACATTGTGCCACTTTTTGAATGCAATCCAGCCACTAATCGCAATGATGGCTACAGCCACACTGGCTAACAATGCAACACGGCCGAGTCGAAAAGGCGGAGAGACCGGACGTCTGGTCTCCGCTGGTTCCGTTCTTTGTGCGATCTCCTTAATTGAACTTTGCTCCGACCGTGCAGGCTCGAAGTGGAACCGTGGCATGTAAGACCCGCTTAGCAGCTCGATCCTGACGGGAGGTTTACCGTCCTTTGCCTCCGCACCGTAGTAGCGAGCCAGTCTTTTTCGTGTTTCGCTGGCACGGACACGCACCACTGAATCGTTCCCAGTGTCATACCCGACAGGGCGTCGAAACAGTTCGGCTCCGATCATGCGTTCTCTGAGGCTATCCTTCTCCCCATCCAAAGCGTGGGTGACGACCAGTCTGAGGAACTCTTGGGTCCGTTTGCTGCCTGCTAAAGTTTTGCTGGCCAGAACCTCCTCCAAGTGTTCACGCACTAGAGCAATTTGTTCTGGACTGAGAACTTCCGCCTCGTGCAGCGGAGATGGAGCGGTATTCGGCATCGCCTCTGAAGTTCACTTCCTTGTGTCGCCTACTATATCAATCGTCCACTCTCCAAGAGAACCGACCGCTGCAAAGTGCTCTAAACGTCCTTTCGGTTGCCCATGCAAAGGGGTGTCGCAGGTTCATGCTAACTTGATTTAGTTTCAGCCAATTAGGCGGAAATTTTACGTAGCTTAACGTCCTGCTAAGCCGTTTATTGCTTTACATCGGGCTTAGCACGGTGCTCGAATGCGGCTACTCGTCAGATGGGTGTTGTTCGTTGTACTAGGGATTGTGCGGGTCTTCCCATCTGATGGCTCCAGTCCTTGGAGAAGACTTCTAGTTCCCTTGGCGCTTCTGATGCAACGGGAATATGTGTTGTGAGGTGGATCATTCAAGAGTCGTATTCCAGGTTCCGGACATCCGCAGTGCTCCCGCAATGGGGAGCACTGCGAGGATCGTGTCTGGTTGGAATCGTTACTTTCGCTTTGATCGCAGGGCCCCAGATGGTGTCTCAAGCTGCCGTCACAGATGTCAACGTGCGTCAAGCCATGGAACAGGGAGCAGACGCCATTAAAGCGGGGAATGCCAGCGAAGCAGTTACGGACTA
This is a stretch of genomic DNA from Edaphobacter acidisoli. It encodes these proteins:
- a CDS encoding TPR end-of-group domain-containing protein, yielding MPNTAPSPLHEAEVLSPEQIALVREHLEEVLASKTLAGSKRTQEFLRLVVTHALDGEKDSLRERMIGAELFRRPVGYDTGNDSVVRVRASETRKRLARYYGAEAKDGKPPVRIELLSGSYMPRFHFEPARSEQSSIKEIAQRTEPAETRRPVSPPFRLGRVALLASVAVAIIAISGWIAFKKWHNVSLASKGIHSIAVLPFDNLSGAPAQDYFADGLTEELINDLGQVSTLRIISFTSSMSFKGTQKKLPEIAKELAVDGVVEGGILRDGNQVRISVQLIDARTDRPVWASTYVQDISRVFAWQGEVVQEIAEEISTKVTPQEQARLDRTHPVDPQAQDLYLHGLLLRNRSDCQRALDYFRQAIGISPDYARAHSALASCYGLMGESGQMPYEQAFTLQKTEALKAIGLNDSLSEAHAELANTAMTLDRDWPAAAAEFRQALNLNPSSATNHEKYAFYLVRTGHPQEAIAEIEQSVDLDPVSASTFHAEGFIYYFAHQYDQALSVTRTVQGLDIGLPDWNFLLGAIYAAKNMYPESIHAFLESRTGPYTLGHLGNVYARDGQIVAAKKIIPLLEENVQKNGVGRYEIALVYAGLGEKDQAFRWLEDALQAHDVGLVYLQVDPCLDPLRSDPRFPRLLQQTGIK